In the Piscinibacter sp. XHJ-5 genome, one interval contains:
- a CDS encoding ABC transporter substrate-binding protein gives MLSRQVQRPPRRAGLRRAAALTLAALLPLAAQAVETLRVLSWPGYADPDIVKAFEQRHKVSVQVTVVGSDETLWERVNGNNGGDFDVFAVNTAELKRYVDKGLAVPLNLANIPNVAQQLPRFRDRFAIPNLMRDGAVYAVPYTFSEMGLIYDRQQLPEPPTSIAALWDPKYKGRVLAFDTGGHNFSIAALALGKPDPFQLDDAAYRDIAAHLIALRRNVLTFYSLPEESVELFRDHKVALLFANYGTQQVQQLRKAGADIGYVIPKEGALAWLDCWTITRGAKNKTLAEAWINYMLEKPVSRALTERQGLANTVEPSEMDDRKNKIIWLEPVEDASRRSRTWGHIVSGDRPVALESR, from the coding sequence ATGCTGTCGCGGCAGGTCCAGCGCCCACCCCGCCGGGCCGGCCTGCGGAGGGCGGCGGCGCTCACGCTCGCAGCCCTGCTGCCGCTGGCCGCGCAGGCAGTCGAGACCCTGCGGGTGCTGTCGTGGCCCGGCTATGCCGATCCCGACATCGTCAAGGCCTTCGAGCAGCGCCACAAGGTCAGCGTGCAGGTGACCGTCGTCGGCTCCGACGAGACGCTGTGGGAGCGCGTCAACGGCAACAACGGCGGCGACTTCGACGTCTTCGCCGTCAACACGGCCGAGCTGAAGCGCTACGTCGACAAGGGCCTGGCGGTGCCGCTGAACCTCGCGAACATCCCGAACGTCGCGCAGCAGCTGCCACGCTTTCGCGACCGCTTCGCCATCCCCAACCTCATGCGCGACGGCGCGGTCTATGCGGTGCCCTACACCTTCTCGGAGATGGGCCTCATCTACGATCGCCAGCAGCTCCCCGAGCCGCCGACGTCGATCGCCGCGCTGTGGGACCCCAAGTACAAGGGCCGCGTGCTCGCCTTCGACACCGGCGGCCACAACTTCTCGATCGCCGCGCTGGCGCTGGGCAAGCCGGATCCCTTCCAGCTCGACGATGCCGCTTACCGCGACATCGCCGCCCACCTGATCGCGCTGCGGCGCAACGTGCTCACCTTCTACAGCCTGCCGGAAGAGTCGGTCGAGCTGTTCCGCGACCACAAGGTCGCGCTGCTGTTCGCCAACTACGGCACGCAGCAGGTGCAACAGCTGAGGAAGGCCGGCGCCGATATCGGCTACGTGATTCCCAAGGAAGGAGCACTGGCCTGGCTGGACTGCTGGACCATCACCCGCGGCGCGAAGAACAAGACGCTGGCCGAGGCGTGGATCAACTACATGCTCGAAAAGCCCGTGAGCCGCGCGCTGACCGAGCGGCAGGGCCTGGCCAACACGGTCGAACCGAGCGAGATGGACGACCGCAAGAACAAGATCATCTGGCTCGAGCCGGTGGAGGATGCGAGCCGGCGCTCCCGCACGTGGGGGCACATCGTCTCCGGCGACCGGCCGGTGGCGCTCGAGTCGCGTTGA
- the dapD gene encoding 2,3,4,5-tetrahydropyridine-2,6-dicarboxylate N-succinyltransferase — translation MTHQLQATIELAWENRASLTSENSPEIREAVEQVIADLNKGRVRVAERQGVGQWTTNQWVKKAVLLSFRLQDNQLMHAGELAFFDKVKTKFSHLDEAEIRASGVRIVPPAVARRGSYLANNVILMPSYVNIGAYVDEGTMVDTWATVGSCAQIGKNVHLSGGVGIGGVLEPVQANPTIIEDNCFIGARSEVVEGVIVEENSVISMGVFIGQSTKIYDRTTGETYYGRVPAGSVVVSGNLPSADGKYSLYCAVIVKRVDAQTRAKTSINELLRA, via the coding sequence ATGACGCATCAACTGCAAGCAACGATCGAACTCGCCTGGGAGAACCGGGCATCGCTGACGTCCGAGAACAGCCCCGAAATCCGCGAGGCGGTCGAGCAGGTCATCGCCGACCTCAACAAGGGCCGCGTGCGCGTGGCCGAGCGCCAGGGCGTGGGCCAGTGGACCACCAACCAGTGGGTGAAGAAGGCCGTGCTGCTGTCGTTTCGCCTGCAGGACAACCAGCTCATGCACGCCGGCGAGCTGGCCTTCTTCGACAAGGTGAAGACCAAGTTCTCGCACCTCGACGAGGCGGAGATCCGCGCCTCGGGCGTGCGCATCGTGCCGCCCGCGGTGGCGCGCCGCGGCTCGTACCTGGCCAACAACGTGATCCTGATGCCCAGCTACGTCAACATCGGCGCCTACGTCGACGAGGGCACGATGGTCGACACCTGGGCCACGGTCGGCTCGTGCGCGCAGATCGGCAAGAACGTGCACCTGTCCGGCGGCGTCGGCATCGGCGGCGTGCTCGAACCCGTGCAGGCCAATCCCACGATCATCGAGGACAACTGCTTCATCGGCGCGCGCTCGGAGGTCGTCGAGGGCGTGATCGTCGAGGAGAACAGCGTCATCTCCATGGGCGTGTTCATCGGCCAGAGCACCAAGATCTACGACCGAACCACCGGCGAGACCTACTACGGACGCGTGCCGGCCGGCTCGGTCGTGGTCAGCGGCAACCTGCCCAGCGCCGACGGCAAGTACAGCCTCTACTGTGCCGTGATCGTCAAGCGAGTCGACGCGCAGACGCGCGCCAAGACGAGCATCAACGAGCTGTTGCGCGCCTGA
- a CDS encoding diguanylate cyclase, giving the protein MRLGIRFRLGILLAAFGVLATGLTGLYSYTQSRELLVRAAERDLMTSTQVFGRRLSTAISSVSDDVRMLTELELTRSLAKGDGAAQEMRKAALADAFHAVLRANPDYFQVRFISAQDHGLEVVRVDRDGPGTVRVADDLLQEKAHFPYVFRALSLRTGEVFLSKMGINHEVGSHAALNQPTLYVSSPVPGAQSAAAGLIVVSVDVNRVFGALKADLPSHLRLFLTNEWGDFLIHPDPTQAFGFDQGRRVLIQESFAAVEPLLHDSQQPLLARADFGQAEPDPVLGAFIKLPLGRQADSSAGKLGTVAAAPEGGRGRFLILGVAQPLSQILASTHILGRTTIQIVLAFSAIAIVLAMFAARLVTRPLNQMTREVKRFSSDQAVGELPTARHDEIGELARGFDEMQTRIRSAMAELDASRNRLAHMARHDALTGLPNRSVFLDRLEHAILSTRRNGGCLAVLFIDLDRFKHINDSHGHAVGDLALVETAALLKAAVREVDTVARWGGDEFVILLEAMDEEHEARRVAETLLDRFSRPMPVGELMLDLGASIGISLYPRDAFDAPELIQRADEAMYLAKHRDGNRYSVFGTEMGPESVK; this is encoded by the coding sequence ATGCGCCTGGGCATCCGCTTCCGCCTCGGCATCCTGCTGGCGGCGTTCGGCGTGCTGGCCACGGGACTGACGGGGCTGTACTCGTACACCCAGAGCCGCGAACTGCTGGTGCGTGCTGCCGAACGGGACCTGATGACCTCGACGCAGGTGTTCGGCCGCCGCCTGTCCACGGCGATCAGCAGCGTCAGCGACGACGTGCGCATGCTGACCGAGCTGGAGCTGACGCGCAGCCTCGCCAAGGGCGACGGGGCCGCGCAGGAGATGCGCAAGGCAGCGCTGGCCGACGCCTTCCATGCCGTGCTGCGCGCCAATCCCGACTACTTCCAGGTGCGCTTCATCAGCGCCCAGGATCACGGGCTGGAGGTGGTGCGCGTCGACCGCGACGGCCCCGGCACGGTGCGGGTGGCCGATGACCTGCTGCAGGAGAAGGCGCATTTCCCCTATGTCTTTCGCGCTCTGTCGCTGCGCACCGGCGAGGTGTTCCTGTCGAAGATGGGCATCAACCACGAGGTCGGCTCGCATGCGGCGCTGAACCAGCCGACGCTGTACGTGTCGAGCCCGGTGCCGGGCGCGCAGAGTGCGGCGGCCGGACTCATCGTCGTCAGCGTCGACGTGAATCGGGTGTTCGGCGCGCTGAAGGCGGACCTGCCTTCCCACCTGAGGCTGTTCCTCACCAACGAGTGGGGCGACTTCCTGATCCATCCCGACCCGACGCAGGCCTTCGGCTTCGACCAGGGCCGGCGCGTGCTCATCCAGGAGAGCTTCGCGGCCGTCGAGCCGCTGCTGCACGACAGCCAGCAGCCGCTGCTGGCGCGCGCTGACTTCGGCCAGGCCGAGCCCGACCCGGTGCTGGGCGCCTTCATCAAGCTGCCGCTGGGGCGCCAGGCGGACTCGTCCGCCGGCAAGCTCGGGACCGTCGCCGCGGCGCCCGAGGGAGGACGCGGGCGGTTCCTGATCCTGGGGGTCGCGCAGCCGCTGTCGCAGATCCTGGCGTCCACCCACATCCTCGGCCGCACGACGATCCAGATCGTGCTCGCCTTCAGCGCCATCGCCATCGTGCTCGCCATGTTCGCGGCCCGCCTGGTGACGCGTCCGCTCAACCAGATGACGCGCGAGGTCAAGCGCTTCTCCAGCGACCAGGCGGTGGGCGAGCTGCCCACCGCGCGCCATGACGAGATCGGCGAGCTGGCGCGTGGCTTCGACGAGATGCAGACGCGCATCCGCTCGGCCATGGCCGAGCTCGATGCCAGCCGCAACCGCCTGGCCCACATGGCGCGCCACGACGCGCTGACCGGGCTGCCCAACCGTTCGGTGTTCCTCGACCGGCTCGAGCACGCCATCTTGTCCACGCGTCGCAACGGGGGCTGCCTCGCAGTGCTGTTCATCGACCTCGACCGCTTCAAGCACATCAACGACAGCCACGGCCACGCGGTGGGCGATCTGGCCCTCGTGGAGACGGCGGCATTGCTGAAGGCGGCGGTGCGCGAGGTCGACACCGTCGCCCGCTGGGGCGGCGACGAGTTCGTGATCCTGCTCGAAGCGATGGACGAGGAGCACGAAGCCCGCCGCGTCGCCGAGACGCTGCTGGACCGCTTCTCGCGGCCGATGCCCGTCGGCGAGCTGATGCTCGATCTGGGCGCCAGCATCGGCATCAGCCTGTACCCGCGCGATGCGTTCGACGCGCCCGAGCTGATCCAGCGTGCCGACGAGGCGATGTACCTCGCCAAGCATCGCGACGGCAACCGTTACAGCGTGTTCGGCACCGAGATGGGGCCGGAAAGCGTGAAATGA
- the dapC gene encoding succinyldiaminopimelate transaminase, with protein MNPLLARLHPYPFERLRALTRDIVPNPELKPIGLGIGEPRHPTPKLIQQALVDNLKGLASYPATAGDPALRQAIVDWLTRRYGVVLDPATQVLPVNGSREALFAIAQTVVDPTQPGATVVCPNPFYQIYEGAALLAGARTAFANSDPGRNFAPDWDAVPEATWARTQLVYVCSPGNPTGAVMPLSEWQKLFDLSDRHGFVIASDECYSEIYFRDVPPLGSLEAAAQLGRTDFRRLVAFTSLSKRSNVPGMRSGFVAGDAAVLKPFLLYRTYHGSAMSPTVQRASIAAWSDEQHVIDNRELYRRKFQQVAPLLAQVLDVSLPDAGFYLWADVSRIAPEGGDVAFARGLLAQYNVAVLPGSLLARESNGSNPGAGRIRMALVAEVDECLEAARRIVAYARSLHPSPVSIP; from the coding sequence ATGAATCCGCTGCTCGCCCGGCTCCATCCCTATCCGTTCGAGCGCCTGCGCGCCCTCACCCGCGACATCGTTCCCAACCCCGAGCTGAAGCCCATCGGGTTGGGCATCGGCGAGCCCCGCCATCCCACGCCGAAGCTGATCCAGCAGGCTCTGGTCGACAACCTCAAGGGCCTCGCCAGCTACCCGGCCACGGCCGGCGATCCGGCTCTCAGGCAGGCGATCGTCGACTGGCTGACGCGCCGCTATGGCGTGGTGCTCGATCCGGCGACCCAGGTGCTTCCGGTCAATGGCTCGCGCGAGGCGCTTTTCGCGATCGCGCAGACGGTGGTCGATCCGACCCAGCCCGGGGCCACCGTCGTCTGCCCCAACCCGTTCTATCAGATCTACGAGGGCGCGGCGCTGCTCGCCGGCGCCCGCACCGCCTTCGCGAACAGCGACCCGGGGCGCAATTTCGCCCCCGACTGGGACGCCGTGCCCGAGGCCACCTGGGCGCGCACGCAGCTCGTGTACGTCTGCTCGCCCGGCAATCCCACCGGCGCGGTGATGCCACTGTCCGAGTGGCAGAAGCTGTTCGACCTGTCCGACCGGCATGGCTTCGTGATCGCCTCGGACGAGTGCTATTCGGAGATCTACTTCCGCGACGTGCCGCCGCTGGGCTCGCTGGAGGCGGCGGCCCAGCTCGGCCGCACCGACTTCCGCCGTCTCGTGGCCTTCACGAGCCTGTCCAAGCGCTCGAACGTGCCCGGGATGCGCTCGGGCTTCGTCGCCGGCGACGCAGCCGTCCTGAAGCCCTTCCTGCTGTACCGCACCTACCACGGCAGCGCGATGAGCCCGACCGTGCAGCGCGCGAGCATCGCCGCCTGGAGCGACGAGCAGCACGTGATCGACAACCGCGAGCTGTACCGGCGCAAGTTCCAGCAGGTCGCGCCGCTGCTGGCTCAGGTCCTCGACGTGTCGCTGCCCGACGCCGGCTTCTACCTGTGGGCCGACGTGTCGCGCATCGCGCCGGAAGGCGGCGACGTCGCCTTCGCGCGGGGCCTGCTCGCTCAATACAATGTTGCGGTGCTGCCGGGCAGCCTGCTGGCCCGCGAATCCAACGGCAGCAATCCGGGCGCCGGGCGGATCCGCATGGCGCTCGTGGCGGAGGTCGACGAGTGCCTCGAAGCCGCCCGACGCATCGTCGCGTACGCACGCTCCCTTCATCCCTCCCCGGTATCCATTCCATGA
- the queF gene encoding preQ(1) synthase, whose protein sequence is MPANPPTAPSKELHVFPNPAPERDYVIQFQVPEFTCHCPLTGQPDFAHFTIDMIADRLCVELKSLKMYFWSYRNEGAFHEKVTNTILDDIVQATDPRFIRITAKWYVRGGIFTNVVAEHRKKGWKPQPVVALPRLGQESGIA, encoded by the coding sequence ATGCCGGCCAATCCCCCCACCGCGCCGAGCAAGGAACTGCACGTTTTCCCCAATCCGGCGCCCGAGCGCGACTACGTCATCCAGTTCCAGGTGCCCGAGTTCACCTGCCACTGCCCGCTGACCGGCCAGCCCGACTTCGCGCACTTCACGATCGACATGATCGCCGACCGGCTCTGCGTGGAGCTGAAGAGCCTGAAGATGTACTTCTGGAGCTATCGCAACGAGGGCGCATTCCACGAGAAGGTGACCAACACCATCCTCGACGACATCGTGCAGGCCACCGATCCGCGCTTCATCCGCATCACCGCGAAGTGGTACGTGCGTGGCGGGATCTTCACCAACGTCGTGGCCGAGCACCGCAAGAAGGGATGGAAGCCGCAGCCGGTCGTGGCGCTGCCCCGCCTCGGGCAGGAAAGCGGAATCGCGTAG
- a CDS encoding DUF72 domain-containing protein translates to MAGRILIGISGWRYGPWRGVFYPEKLPQHSELKYASRMLPTIEINGSFYSLQSPAYYAEWHDDTPEGFVFAVKGPKYITHLRRLNQVETPLANFFANGMFELKDKLGPILWQFPPQLSFQADRFEAFFAQLPHDTEAAAAIAARHDHRVAGRTSLVPDRKRPLRHAVEIRHPSFVDPAFVALLRRHRIALVVADTAGKWPLLEDLTAGFVYLRLHGDQELYASGYSDAALERWAARIRTWSEGGQVADARLASSRPAPRRAKRDIYCYFDNDVKVHAPYDAATLMRKLGLATPLAGKGQPVWPPGWQAPRIRTGSEGFGMRTKARP, encoded by the coding sequence ATGGCAGGGCGGATCCTCATCGGCATCTCCGGCTGGCGCTACGGCCCCTGGCGCGGCGTCTTCTACCCCGAGAAGCTGCCGCAGCACAGCGAGCTGAAGTACGCCTCTCGCATGCTGCCGACCATCGAGATCAACGGATCGTTCTACTCGCTGCAGAGCCCCGCCTACTACGCCGAGTGGCACGACGACACGCCCGAGGGCTTCGTGTTCGCGGTGAAGGGTCCGAAGTACATCACCCACCTTCGGCGGCTGAACCAGGTCGAGACGCCGCTGGCGAACTTCTTCGCCAACGGCATGTTCGAGCTGAAGGACAAGCTCGGGCCCATCCTGTGGCAGTTTCCGCCGCAGCTGTCCTTCCAGGCCGATCGCTTCGAGGCGTTCTTCGCCCAGCTGCCGCACGACACCGAGGCGGCAGCTGCCATCGCCGCGCGCCACGACCATCGCGTGGCGGGACGAACCAGCCTGGTGCCTGACCGCAAGAGGCCGCTGCGCCACGCGGTGGAGATTCGCCACCCGAGCTTCGTCGACCCGGCCTTCGTGGCGCTGCTGCGGCGCCATCGCATCGCGCTCGTCGTCGCCGACACGGCCGGCAAATGGCCCCTGCTGGAAGACCTGACCGCGGGCTTCGTGTACCTGCGGCTGCATGGCGACCAGGAGCTCTACGCCAGCGGCTACAGCGACGCCGCCCTCGAGCGCTGGGCCGCACGCATCCGCACCTGGAGCGAAGGCGGCCAGGTCGCCGATGCGCGGCTCGCTTCGTCGCGGCCGGCGCCCCGGCGCGCAAAGCGCGACATCTACTGCTACTTCGACAACGACGTGAAGGTGCACGCGCCTTACGACGCGGCGACGCTGATGCGCAAGCTGGGCCTGGCGACCCCGCTGGCCGGCAAGGGCCAGCCGGTCTGGCCGCCCGGTTGGCAGGCGCCGCGCATTCGCACCGGCAGCGAAGGCTTCGGCATGCGCACCAAGGCGAGGCCGTAG